CCGGCGCTCATCAGCCTGTTCACCGAGGGGCCCAACAGTCCCTTCTTTCCGTTTTTCTTCTGCATGCTTTCGGCGGCGTTTCGCTGGGGATTCGTGGCCACCGCTGCCACCGCCCTGTTTGGCGTGGCCACGCTCTTTGTCGAAGGGCTGCTGCTTTCTTTCGCGGTTGGGGGCGGGCATCTGATCGAGGGAGAGTTCGAGGTCAACCGGCTGGTGCTGCGCTCTTCGTACCTGCTCATCATGGGTGTGCTGGTCGGGATCGCCGCCGAGCAGGAAAAACAGTTGCGCGCGGAGGACTCCCTCATCGCGAAGATGACCCAACGCGTGCGTTTCGCCGAAGGCAGCCTTCGCGGCACCATGCACCAGTTGTTCGACGAGATGGCGCGGCTGTTTGACGCACGCGCAATCATGGTGGTGATCGAAGAGCTCGCCACCGGACGCGCCTTCCTGTGGGAGTTTCACCCCGGCGCGAGCCTCATCACATCAAGGCTGAACCTTACCGAACTCGACGCCGAGGGACGAGTCTCCTATCTGTTCCCCGCACCGGCGTCTTCGTGGCATGCGCGGCGGCGCTCCGACGCAGGTACTGCGCCTCGCTGGCAGATCACAGGCATGACCGCAGAGGGCCAGCAGAGTCCGGACGCCGCCGCATCGGCCTCTCTCACTTCCTTTGCCGACAAGCTGCAGTGCCGCTCGCTGATCGGAGCCACAGTCCAGGCCGGCACCGCCTGGATGGGAAACCTGCTCATCGTTGATCCGACGTTGCGTGGCTCGGCCAGAGCCGAGCTGGGCTTCGTGCGAAAAATGCTGCGCAGCCTGCTTCCGGCCGTCTACAACCACTATCTCGTGCGCAAGATGCGTTCCCGCGCCGGCGCCATCGAACGCGCCCGTGCCGCACGGGAGTTGCACGATGGCGCCATCCAATCGCTGATCGCCGCCGAAATGCAGGTTGAGGTTCTGCGCCGCCGTACTTCCGAGAACGGCAGCCACATGGGCGACGAGCTCGACCGCCTGCAGCGCCTGCTCCGCAGCGAGGTGCTGAGCCTGCGCGAACTCATGCAGCAAATGAAGCCGGCCGACGTCGGTCCTCGCGACCTGCTCGAATATCTGGCCAATATGGTGGACCGCTTCCGCCGTGACACCGGCATCGACGCGCGCTTCGTCTCGCGTCTCGACGAAATCCGCCTGCCCGCACGCACCTGCCGCGAAATTGCCCGCATCACCCAGGAAGCGCTGGTCAACGTGCGCAAGCACAGCGGCGCCGTGCGGGCCGTGGTCCGCCTCAGCCACGACGACACCCGGTGGAAACTCGAAGTGGAAGACGACGGCCGCGGCTTCAGCTTCGCCGGACGGCTCACCGGCGACGAGCTCGCCGCCTCCAGCCAGGGCCCACTCGTCATCCGCGAACGCGTACACTCGATAGGCGGACAATTGATCGTAGAGTCAACCCCCGGACGTGGGGCGCGCATCCAGGTCGAACTTACCCAACCCGCGAGCGTGATTTATGGATGAAATCATTCGCATCGTCATTGCCGACGACCACCCGATTTTTCGTGACGGCCTTCGCCGCCTGCTGGAAGCCGAGCCCGGCTTGCAGGTGGTTGGTGAGGCCTCAGACGGCCAGCAGGCGGTGCAGCTGGCGCAATCGTTGAAACCGGACGTCCTTCTTCTTGACCTCGCGATGCCGCGCTATCCCGGCCTCGACGCCTTGCGCGAGCTCTCCCGCGGCAACGGGCACCAGGTCCGGACGCTGTTGCTCACCGCCAGCATCGAGAAGCAGCAGATCGCCGAGGCCTTGCAAATCGGCGCTCGGGGTGTGGTGATGAAAGAAGCCGCCACCCAGGTGCTGTTCACGGCTTTGCGGGCGGTCATGCGGGGCCAGTACTGGGTTGGCCACGAAGCCGTCACCGACCTGCCGCAGCACCTCCGTTCGCAGCTCAAGACGGAGCCACGCGGCGGCGCGAAACCGCGCCCCTACGGCCTGACCAACCGTGAACTGGAGATCGTGGGGAGCATCGTCGACGGCAACACCAACAAGGAGATCGCGCAAAAGTTTTCGCTCAGCGAAGATACGGTGAAGCACCACCTCACCAGCATCTTCGACAAGCTCGGCGTTGCCAATCGCCTGGAGCTGGCGCTCTTTGCGATCAACAACCGGCTGATCGGCTGATCTTTCCATGTTGCAGCGGCGGGCGTCCTGGCCCGCCGAGGCGCAACGACCGACTTCCCGAGTTCCTGCCCGGTACTTGGTTCTGAGCACCCGGTACTCGGTTCCGATCGCTCGGTACTCCTCTTTACGCCGCCGCCGTCT
This genomic window from Terriglobales bacterium contains:
- a CDS encoding response regulator transcription factor is translated as MDEIIRIVIADDHPIFRDGLRRLLEAEPGLQVVGEASDGQQAVQLAQSLKPDVLLLDLAMPRYPGLDALRELSRGNGHQVRTLLLTASIEKQQIAEALQIGARGVVMKEAATQVLFTALRAVMRGQYWVGHEAVTDLPQHLRSQLKTEPRGGAKPRPYGLTNRELEIVGSIVDGNTNKEIAQKFSLSEDTVKHHLTSIFDKLGVANRLELALFAINNRLIG
- a CDS encoding histidine kinase, with the protein product MSRLGLTIPFLRRFPSEIDAGERLRVEKILAVARLFLSSSSLIAVYMDPTEPARYERLAYLLMAAYVVHSVIVFAWVQRSREVSERFAFTVQAIDIAWPALISLFTEGPNSPFFPFFFCMLSAAFRWGFVATAATALFGVATLFVEGLLLSFAVGGGHLIEGEFEVNRLVLRSSYLLIMGVLVGIAAEQEKQLRAEDSLIAKMTQRVRFAEGSLRGTMHQLFDEMARLFDARAIMVVIEELATGRAFLWEFHPGASLITSRLNLTELDAEGRVSYLFPAPASSWHARRRSDAGTAPRWQITGMTAEGQQSPDAAASASLTSFADKLQCRSLIGATVQAGTAWMGNLLIVDPTLRGSARAELGFVRKMLRSLLPAVYNHYLVRKMRSRAGAIERARAARELHDGAIQSLIAAEMQVEVLRRRTSENGSHMGDELDRLQRLLRSEVLSLRELMQQMKPADVGPRDLLEYLANMVDRFRRDTGIDARFVSRLDEIRLPARTCREIARITQEALVNVRKHSGAVRAVVRLSHDDTRWKLEVEDDGRGFSFAGRLTGDELAASSQGPLVIRERVHSIGGQLIVESTPGRGARIQVELTQPASVIYG